The following coding sequences are from one Gammaproteobacteria bacterium window:
- a CDS encoding helix-turn-helix transcriptional regulator — protein MPIPSYESRLVAIFAENVRKKRLELSLSQEALAEIAGVHRTYIGMLERAEKNVTIYNIERLAAALQVEPFELLMDAAVSPKK, from the coding sequence ATGCCTATTCCATCTTATGAATCTCGTTTGGTTGCTATTTTTGCGGAAAATGTCCGTAAAAAACGTCTTGAGCTTAGCTTGTCGCAAGAAGCACTCGCCGAAATTGCGGGTGTACACCGCACTTATATCGGTATGCTTGAACGTGCGGAAAAGAACGTCACCATCTACAACATCGAACGGCTGGCAGCTGCACTACAGGTCGAACCCTTTGAGTTGCTGATGGATGCGGCCGTATCGCCAAAAAAATAA
- a CDS encoding WYL domain-containing protein has product MDKEHDTLSLRLADILLKLNNGEKLTPSQLAQEYKVSLRTIQRDLSERLGVLPIQQDNGLYFLEPFYLGKLSLKDIKNFATLAGVSGLFPKLDNDFIRSILDNTISQAYEVKGQTHEDVSQLQGLFEKLQDAIVQHYQLTFLYKNSDHQVQPYKLIHHHGSWYLAAAHQDKLKAYKLAHVEQLTLGHNFSPDPKLVEQVAKEDSIWFGTQKREVILTVDKKAASHFKRRSLVPTQHIIKELEDGSLIVSSHINHDLQILPIVRYWIPHVRVLSPDSVREACISSVRQYLGV; this is encoded by the coding sequence ATGGATAAAGAGCACGACACCCTCAGCCTTCGTCTTGCCGATATATTGCTGAAACTCAACAACGGTGAAAAACTAACCCCATCGCAACTGGCACAAGAATATAAAGTCAGCTTGCGCACCATTCAACGTGATTTAAGCGAGCGTTTGGGCGTATTGCCAATTCAGCAAGATAACGGCCTTTACTTTCTAGAACCGTTCTATCTGGGCAAGCTTTCATTAAAAGACATCAAGAACTTTGCCACACTGGCAGGTGTGTCTGGATTGTTTCCCAAGCTGGATAATGACTTTATCCGTTCCATACTCGACAACACTATCAGCCAAGCCTACGAAGTTAAAGGGCAAACTCACGAAGATGTTAGCCAACTTCAGGGACTGTTTGAGAAATTACAGGACGCGATTGTCCAGCATTATCAACTTACCTTCCTTTATAAGAACAGCGACCATCAAGTACAGCCCTACAAATTGATTCACCATCATGGCAGTTGGTATTTGGCTGCCGCCCATCAAGACAAGCTGAAAGCCTACAAGCTGGCACATGTTGAACAATTGACACTGGGTCACAATTTTAGCCCCGACCCCAAACTGGTTGAGCAAGTAGCCAAAGAGGATAGCATCTGGTTTGGCACACAGAAACGGGAAGTGATTTTAACTGTGGACAAAAAAGCAGCCTCCCATTTCAAGCGGCGGTCATTAGTGCCGACTCAACACATTATCAAGGAACTGGAAGACGGGAGTCTGATTGTCTCTAGCCATATTAACCATGACTTACAGATTTTGCCCATTGTCCGCTACTGGATTCCGCATGTGCGGGTGCTCAGTCCCGACAGTGTGCGTGAGGCCTGCATCTCATCCGTACGACAATACTTAGGAGTGTAG